A stretch of DNA from Thalassospiraceae bacterium LMO-SO8:
GGCACGCCGAGGGCCGAGTCCGGATTGAAGACCAGCGGGTCGATGAACCCATCATCGACCCGGCGGTAGATCACATCGACCCGCTTGGGCCCTTCGGTCGTGCGCATGAAGATGGAACCGGAATCGACGAACAGGTCCCGTCCCTCGACCAATTCGATGCCCATTTCCATGGCCAGGAACGCATGTTCGAAATAGGCGCTGTTGTACTGCCCCGGCGTCATCAGCACGACCGTGGGATCATCGACGCCCGGCGGCGCCACGGCCTGGAGAGATCGCAGCAGGTATTCGGCATAGCGGTCCACGGGCGCCACCACGGACTGCGCGAACAGGTCCGGGAACAGGCGCATCATGGTTTCGCGGTTTTCCAGCATGTAGGACACGCCCGACGGCGTGCGCACGTTGTCTTCCAGGACATAGAAGGTCTTGTCATCGACCCGCACCACGTCGACGCCGGACACATGGGCGTAGACCCGGCGCGGCAGGTCGAGCCCCAGCATCTGGGGCTGAAAGGCCTCGTTGGTCATCACCAGCTCGGCGGGAACGACCCCGGCCCGGATGATTTCCTGTTCGTGATAGATGTCGTGCAAGAAGGCGTTCAGCGCATCGACCCGCTGAATCGCGCCCCGTTCCAGGACGCTCCATTCCTCGTGGCTGATAATGCGCGGGATGACGTCGAATGGAATCAGGCGCTCGCCGCCTTCGTCCTCGCCATAAACGGTGAAAGTGATGCCCAGCCGGCGGAACAGCAAATCCGCCTGCGCGTGTTTCTGGCGAAGCCGTTCCAGGGACTGGTCGGTCAGCCAAGCCGAATAATCTCTATAGGCCGGACGGATATCTCCGTTCGCGGCATGCATTTCGTCGAAGATTTTGGGTTTCTCTCTATCGGACAAGTTCACCCCGGGGCCCCAGTTGCCCTTAAACCGTAGAGCATCATTTGGTGCGGCGCAACAGAACCGACGCCGATCCGTCACGTTTAACTGGTTGGCCCGCTAGGGTTTTCCGTGTAGAGGCGTCGGAGAGGTTCGCCATGTCCATTCGTCCGTCCTTCGCCGCTCTCGCGGTTTTCACGTTCGCCGTCGCCGCCGATGCGTCGGAGACGCCGGGACGCGCCCTGCCCCGGGCGGAAATGTTGGAAGAGGATTCCCACCCCCACGACGTCCAGCCCGGCCAGGAAGCCCGGTTTCATACCCTGCCGGTGGCACGGCCGTCCCGGATCGACGTCAAATGCTCGCTGACCGGGCCGGCAGCCCGGGCCGCCATCGTGACGTCCGGCATGGAATTGCAGGACTGGCCGCTGCCGGGCCGTGAATTCGACCTCAAGCCCGGGGCGACCCTGTGGCTCGACATCACCGCCGTGGTCCGGCCGGGAACCGCCGAGGCGCCTTATTTCGCATTCCGGAACCTGGACGCGTCGCGCCTGCTCTGGCACCAGTGCTATAACAATTAGAACAAACCAACCGACATCCATCCGACCTCCAAGGAAACTCCATATGTCCGATGACCAGACAGGCATGAAAAAAGGCCTGACCCGCTATGGCGACGACGCCTTCTCCCTGTTCCTGCGCAAGGCCTTCATCAAGGCCATGGGCTACACAGACGACGCCCTGAACCGCCCGATCATCGGCATCGCCGACACCTTTTCCGGCTACAACGCCTGCCACAAGACCGTGCCCGACCTGATCGAGGCCGTGAAGCGCGGCGTCATGCTGGCGGGTGGCCTGCCGGTGGAGTTCCCGACCATCTCGATCCACGAAAGCTTCGCCCATCCGACCTCCATGTTCCTGCGCAACCTGATGTCCATGGACACGGAGGAAATGATCCGCGCCCAACCCATGGACGCGGTGGTGCTGATCGGCGGCTGCGACAAGACGGTGCCGGCGCTGTTGATGGGCGCCGCCTCCGCCAATGTGCCGGCCATCGTCTGCGTCACCGGCCCCATGGGCACGGGATCGCACAAGGGCGAGCGCCTGGGGGCCTGCACCGACTGTCGGCGCATGTGGGGCAAGTTCCGCGCCGGCGAGATCGACGAGGCCGAGATCGAGGACATTTCGTCCAAGCTGGTGCCCACGGCGGGCACCTGCGGCGTCATGGGCACGGCGTCGACCATGGCGCTCATGACCGAAGCCATGGGCATGATGCTGCCCGGCGGGGCGGCGATCCCGGCGTTCGCCGCCGACCGTCTGCGCCATGCCGAGGAAACGGGCACCCGCGCCGTCGCCCTGGCCAAGGAAAAAGTGACGCCGGACCGGATCATTACGCAAGCGTCCCTGAACAACGCCATGAAGACGCTGTTGGCCATCGGCGGGTCGACCAACGGCATCGTCCACATGGCGGCCGTTGCCGGGCGCCTCGGCCTCAGCGTCGATCTGGA
This window harbors:
- a CDS encoding circularly permuted type 2 ATP-grasp protein, which produces MHAANGDIRPAYRDYSAWLTDQSLERLRQKHAQADLLFRRLGITFTVYGEDEGGERLIPFDVIPRIISHEEWSVLERGAIQRVDALNAFLHDIYHEQEIIRAGVVPAELVMTNEAFQPQMLGLDLPRRVYAHVSGVDVVRVDDKTFYVLEDNVRTPSGVSYMLENRETMMRLFPDLFAQSVVAPVDRYAEYLLRSLQAVAPPGVDDPTVVLMTPGQYNSAYFEHAFLAMEMGIELVEGRDLFVDSGSIFMRTTEGPKRVDVIYRRVDDGFIDPLVFNPDSALGVPGMLSVVRSGRVTVCNAMGTGVADDKAMYCFVPDMIRFYLGEEPVLQNVPTYSCRKPDDLKYVLDNIADLVVKEVHGSGGYGMLVGPKATKAQCDDFKQRLKAEPDNYIAQPTLALSTCPTLVEEGIAPRHVDLRPYVLSGEKTRVVPGGLTRVALKAGSLVVNSSQGGGTKDTWVLEAPAVIEEEE
- a CDS encoding IlvD/Edd family dehydratase, producing the protein MSDDQTGMKKGLTRYGDDAFSLFLRKAFIKAMGYTDDALNRPIIGIADTFSGYNACHKTVPDLIEAVKRGVMLAGGLPVEFPTISIHESFAHPTSMFLRNLMSMDTEEMIRAQPMDAVVLIGGCDKTVPALLMGAASANVPAIVCVTGPMGTGSHKGERLGACTDCRRMWGKFRAGEIDEAEIEDISSKLVPTAGTCGVMGTASTMALMTEAMGMMLPGGAAIPAFAADRLRHAEETGTRAVALAKEKVTPDRIITQASLNNAMKTLLAIGGSTNGIVHMAAVAGRLGLSVDLDAFDTMGRDVPMLVDLKPNGSYYMEDLWKAGGLTTILREIEDLLDLDCLTVSGKTLGENLAAMAPGWQQDVVRPRSNPLFSKGSMAVLRGNLAPNGAVLKQSAADQGLLVHEGRAVVFENLEDLAERIDSADLDVTADDVLVLRNIGPKGAPGMPEAGYIPIPKKLASQGVKDMVRISDGRMSGTAFGTIILHVSPEAADGGPLALVKTGDRIRLDTPNRSLTLLVDDTEMTARRAGWTPPPAHKGSGRGYLKLYLDTVTQAEDGADFGFLKAVDGA